Proteins from a single region of Miscanthus floridulus cultivar M001 unplaced genomic scaffold, ASM1932011v1 fs_307_3_4, whole genome shotgun sequence:
- the LOC136531227 gene encoding protein-tyrosine sulfotransferase-like, which translates to MARAALRLGARAVALLILVSVALLPLVTSDDGYKHCEGIVRGWADSSTGREKDGDKLSLKDLLFFLHIPRTGGRTYFHCFLKKLYTNAQECPRSYDKLRFDPSHPDCKLVVSHDDYSLTSKLPRERTSVVTILRNPVDRVFSTYEFSVEVAARFLVHPNLTSAKLMTTRVLTKSRAVSTLDIWPWKYLVPWMREDLFARRDARGNDTVHSSKKVNAYDVEDMVMPLHQYINDPVAHEIIHNGATFQITGLTNNSYFDGAHEVRHCVRKHPDLGRIVLEVAKNRLDQMLYVGLTEDHEESARLFAHMVGAQVLSQSGTLNLDLKEDVPSETDSHPSMVEPNDEETNEHLNSTHGWQNNEALNSTNDEHGKGNVTVGKLMEAYETCIAKLRKSQSSRRKISLKKVQEANFSKEARKLVPEAILKQIISLNSLDMELYDHAKKIFTQEHLMLKAQQSMVGQHRQLAEQKEGWISIFCSDGICSPWMVVLLGVGIITIIVLVTSAVTTRKRTSKLKV; encoded by the exons ATGGCGCGAGCGGCGCTCCGATTGGGCGCCCGCGCGGTCGCGCTCCTCATCCTCGTGTCAG TGGCTCTGCTTCCACTTGTCACTTCCGACGATGGGTACAAACACTGCGAGGGTATCGTCAGGGGCTGGGCGGATTCCTCCACTGGGCGCGAGAAGGACGGGGACAAACTGAGCCTCAAGGATTTGCTCTTCTTCCTCCACATTCCTAGGACTGGAGGCCGCACCTACTTTCACTG CTTCCTCAAAAAGCTGTATACAAATGCGCAGGAATGCCCGCGTTCTTACGACAAGCTACGGTTCGACCCAAG CCATCCAGATTGCAAGCTGGTTGTTAGTCATGATGACTATAGCTTAACTTCCAAGCTGCCAAGGGAGAGAACTTCTGTTGTAACAATACTAAGGAACCCAGTTGATCGTGTATTTAGCACATATGAGTTCTCAGTGGAAGTTGCAGCTAGATTCCTTGTGCACCCAAACTTAACTTCTGCAAAGTTAATGACTACCCGTGTGTTAACAAAGTCTCGTGCTGTCAGTACTTTGGACATCTGGCCTTGGAAGTACTTGGTTCCATGGATGAGGGAAGATCTGTTTGCCAGG AGAGATGCCAGGGGGAATGACACAGTTCATAGTAGTAAGAAGGTCAATGCATATGATGTGGAGGATATGGTTATGCCGTTACATCAGTACATCAATGATCCAGTTGCCCATGAAATCATTCATAATGGTGCTACCTTTCAG ATTACTGGGTTAACGAACAATTCATACTTTGACGGAGCACATGAGGTTCGGCATTGTGTCAGAAAGCATCCAGATCTTGGTCGTATTGTGCTTGAAGTTGCTAAG AATAGGCTGGACCAGATGCTATATGTAGGACTTACGGAGGACCATGAAGAATCAGCGAGGTTGTTTGCTCATATGGTAGGAGCACAGGTGCTTTCACAATCTGGGACATTGAATTTAGATCTCAAGGAAGATGTGCCCAGTGAGACTG ACTCTCACCCATCCATGGTGGAGCCCAATGATGAAGAAACAAACGAACATCTG AATAGCACGCATGGTTGGCAAAATAATGAAGCCCTGAACTCTACCAACGATGaacatggaaaaggaaat GTGACTGTTGGTAAACTGATGGAAGCTTATGAAACTTGCATCGCCAAACTGCGGAAGTCTCAATCTAGCCGTCGTAAAATATCCCTAAAGAAAGTTCAGGAAGCAAACTTTTCAAAAGAG GCACGGAAGCTGGTACCTGAGGCAATTTTGAAACAAATTATCTCGTTGAACAGCCTTGACATGGAACTTTATGATCATGCTAAGAAAATTTTTACCCAGGAACATCTGATGCTAAAAGCTCAGCAATCCATGGTGGGGCAGCACAGACAGTTGGCAGAACAAAAG GAGGGCTGGATCAGCATATTCTGCAGCGACGGGATTTGCTCGCCTTGGATGGTGGTCTTGCTTGGCGTAGGGATCATCACTATCATAGTTTTGGTCACATCTGCTGTAACGACGAGAAAAAGAACGTCTAAACTTAAGGTTTAA
- the LOC136531229 gene encoding protein-tyrosine sulfotransferase-like isoform X1, whose product MARAALRLGARALALLVLVSVALLPLVSSDDGYKHCEGVVRGWADSSAGREEDGDRLSLKDLLFFLHIPRTGGRAYSRCFLKKLYTNAQQCPRSYDKLRFDPSHPDCRLVVSHDDYSLTSKLPRERTSVVTILRNPVDRVFSTYEFSVEVAARFLVHPNLTISTLDTWPWKYLVPWMREDLFARRDARGIDQVHSSKKVKAYAYDVEDMVMPLHQYINDPVAHEIIHNGATFQVW is encoded by the exons ATGGCGCGGGCGGCGCTCCGATTGGGCGCCCGCGCGCTCGCGCTCCTCGTCCTCGTGTCAG TGGCTCTGCTTCCGCTTGTCAGTTCCGATGATGGGTACAAACACTGCGAGGGTGTTGTCAGGGGCTGGGCGGATTCCTCCGCTGGGCGCGAGGAGGACGGGGACAGACTGAGCCTCAAGGATTTGCTCTTCTTCCTCCACATTCCTAGGACTGGAGGTCGCGCCTACTCTCGCTG CTTCCTCAAAAAGCTGTATACAAATGCGCAGCAATGCCCGCGTTCCTACGACAAGCTACGGTTCGACCCAAG CCATCCTGATTGCAGGCTGGTTGTTAGTCATGATGACTATAGCTTAACTTCCAAGTTGCCAAGGGAGAGAACTTCTGTTGTAACAATACTAAGGAACCCAGTTGATCGTGTATTTAGCACATATGAGTTCTCAGTTGAAGTTGCAGCTAGATTCCTTGTGCACCCAAACTTAACTATCAGTACTTTGGACACCTGGCCTTGGAAGTACTTGGTTCCTTGGATGAGAGAAGATCTGTTTGCCAGG AGAGATGCCAGGGGGATTGACCAAGTTCATAGTAGTAAGAAGGTCAAGGCATATGCATATGATGTGGAGGATATGGTTATGCCGTTACATCAGTACATCAATGATCCAGTTGCCCATGAAATCATTCATAATGGTGCTACCTTTCAGGTATGGTGA
- the LOC136531229 gene encoding protein-tyrosine sulfotransferase-like isoform X2, translated as MARAALRLGARALALLVLVSVALLPLVSSDDGYKHCEGVVRGWADSSAGREEDGDRLSLKDLLFFLHIPRTGGRAYSRCFLKKLYTNAQQCPRSYDKLRFDPRLVVSHDDYSLTSKLPRERTSVVTILRNPVDRVFSTYEFSVEVAARFLVHPNLTISTLDTWPWKYLVPWMREDLFARRDARGIDQVHSSKKVKAYAYDVEDMVMPLHQYINDPVAHEIIHNGATFQVW; from the exons ATGGCGCGGGCGGCGCTCCGATTGGGCGCCCGCGCGCTCGCGCTCCTCGTCCTCGTGTCAG TGGCTCTGCTTCCGCTTGTCAGTTCCGATGATGGGTACAAACACTGCGAGGGTGTTGTCAGGGGCTGGGCGGATTCCTCCGCTGGGCGCGAGGAGGACGGGGACAGACTGAGCCTCAAGGATTTGCTCTTCTTCCTCCACATTCCTAGGACTGGAGGTCGCGCCTACTCTCGCTG CTTCCTCAAAAAGCTGTATACAAATGCGCAGCAATGCCCGCGTTCCTACGACAAGCTACGGTTCGACCCAAG GCTGGTTGTTAGTCATGATGACTATAGCTTAACTTCCAAGTTGCCAAGGGAGAGAACTTCTGTTGTAACAATACTAAGGAACCCAGTTGATCGTGTATTTAGCACATATGAGTTCTCAGTTGAAGTTGCAGCTAGATTCCTTGTGCACCCAAACTTAACTATCAGTACTTTGGACACCTGGCCTTGGAAGTACTTGGTTCCTTGGATGAGAGAAGATCTGTTTGCCAGG AGAGATGCCAGGGGGATTGACCAAGTTCATAGTAGTAAGAAGGTCAAGGCATATGCATATGATGTGGAGGATATGGTTATGCCGTTACATCAGTACATCAATGATCCAGTTGCCCATGAAATCATTCATAATGGTGCTACCTTTCAGGTATGGTGA